In the Streptobacillus moniliformis DSM 12112 genome, one interval contains:
- a CDS encoding DMT family transporter, which translates to MNLSWLFIILGAMMWGIDGVLLTPRYFQYGLYNVLLIVFIAHLLPFLFMLITQRGSIKEIKKMNFYDKSYFLLIALFGGTIGTLSIVKALQLSEFNPYSLVILIQKSQPIFAILSAYFILKEKITHKFKIVFVISLISLYFLTFGLNSPFEIELKSIYSAIYSLIAAISFGLSTTFSRKVAIKYNANLSTFIRFMFTAIITFILLLLNIGQSKSDIIYVVKNNHIMLLALFIAIWNLIASNLYYKGLQKTKAIYSTVSELSFPLTSVFIDMFILGNVLDPIRILAGSVLLLSIVYLNLNNE; encoded by the coding sequence ATGAATTTATCATGGTTGTTTATTATACTAGGGGCAATGATGTGGGGAATAGATGGAGTGTTATTAACACCTCGTTATTTTCAATATGGATTATATAATGTGTTATTAATAGTATTTATAGCTCATTTATTACCATTTTTATTCATGCTTATAACACAAAGAGGTTCTATAAAAGAAATAAAAAAAATGAATTTTTATGATAAATCATATTTTTTATTAATAGCTTTATTTGGTGGAACTATAGGAACATTATCTATTGTAAAAGCGTTACAATTAAGTGAGTTTAATCCATATAGTTTGGTAATATTAATACAGAAATCACAGCCTATATTTGCTATATTATCAGCTTATTTCATATTGAAAGAAAAGATTACACATAAATTTAAAATTGTATTTGTTATCTCGCTTATTTCACTATATTTTCTAACTTTTGGACTGAACAGTCCATTTGAAATAGAACTTAAATCTATATATTCTGCAATTTATTCTTTAATTGCTGCTATATCTTTTGGTTTATCAACAACATTTAGTAGAAAAGTTGCAATAAAATATAATGCGAATTTATCTACATTTATAAGATTTATGTTTACAGCTATAATTACTTTTATATTACTATTATTAAATATTGGTCAAAGTAAATCAGATATTATATATGTAGTTAAAAATAATCATATAATGTTACTTGCATTATTTATAGCAATATGGAATCTTATTGCAAGTAATTTGTATTATAAAGGGTTACAGAAGACGAAAGCTATATATTCTACTGTTTCTGAATTATCTTTTCCTTTAACATCAGTTTTTATAGACATGTTTATTTTAGGAAATGTTTTAGATCCGATAAGAATATTGGCTGGTTCAGTATTATTATTAAGTATAGTTTATTTAAATTTAAATAACGAATAA
- the uvrA gene encoding excinuclease ABC subunit UvrA: MEYIKIRGAREHNLKNIDIDIPKNQFVVITGVSGSGKSSLAFETIYSEGQRRYVESLSAYARQFIGQMKKPELDSIEGLSPAISIEQKSVSKNPRSTVGTMTEIYDYMRLLWGHIGEAHCPICKSLVKKQSIEEITNEVHLKCNDKDKLIFLSPIVMDKKGSFKNLFINLSRQGYLRVRVDGTILELDDTIELDKNKRHNIELITDRIVFKEENISRINEAIVNATKLSDGNLIVNINGIDYKYSENFVCSNHPDISFPEINPRLFSFNAPYGACEECNGLGSSLEVNMDAIVLNENLSINEGALSVVGGSSVTSWTWKLFQAFLKGHDIDADKPFKKLSQKEKDLIFYGSEKEYYFYIHTKEYNYDGMRTFEGLVNLVKRRHKESMSESNREEIQNRYMIETSCSKCNGKRLNDIVLAITINDKNIIDVTNMSIVNALDFFQNLSLTEKEKQIAEEILKEIRNRLSFLINVGLDYLSLDRMTKTLSGGESQRIRLATQIGSRLTGVIYVLDEPSIGLHQRDNDKLLKTLKDLKDIGNTLIVVEHDEDTMIESDYLIDIGPGAGKFGGDIIACGKPSDVINEGKSLTAKYLNKEIQIEKPKKIRKSKEYLKISNCCGNNLKNVNLKIPLGIFTAVTGVSGSGKSSLINQTLYPILHNYLNEKTMFPLKHGKVEGLEEVKKVINIDQSPIGRTPRSNTATYTKIFDDIRGIFAETNDAKIRGFDKGRFSFNVKGGRCETCSGAGINKIEMNFLPDVYVECEMCKGKRYNKETLEVKYKGKNISEVLDMSVIDAYEFFEAIPSLKRKLQTLIDVGMDYITLGQPATTLSGGEAQRIKLASELSKVTKEGTMYILDEPTTGLHFEDVRKLLIVLDRLVSKGNSVVVIEHNLDVIKCADYIIDIGLEGGDKGGYIVVEGSPDKIMKHKDSYTGKFLKKHLNK, from the coding sequence ATGGAGTATATCAAAATACGGGGAGCTAGAGAACATAATCTTAAAAATATAGATATAGATATACCTAAGAATCAATTTGTTGTAATTACAGGAGTTAGTGGTAGTGGAAAATCATCTCTTGCATTTGAAACAATATATTCTGAAGGTCAGAGAAGATATGTTGAAAGTTTATCAGCATATGCAAGACAATTTATAGGTCAAATGAAAAAACCAGAACTTGATAGTATAGAAGGATTATCTCCAGCAATATCCATAGAGCAAAAATCTGTTTCAAAGAACCCTAGATCAACAGTAGGTACTATGACTGAAATATATGACTATATGAGACTTTTATGGGGTCATATTGGTGAGGCACATTGCCCTATTTGTAAATCTTTAGTAAAAAAACAAAGTATTGAAGAAATTACTAATGAAGTACATCTAAAATGTAATGATAAAGATAAATTAATATTTTTATCTCCTATAGTAATGGATAAAAAAGGAAGCTTTAAAAATCTATTTATAAATTTATCAAGACAGGGATATTTAAGAGTAAGAGTGGATGGAACTATACTTGAACTTGATGATACTATTGAATTAGATAAAAATAAAAGACATAATATTGAATTAATTACAGATAGAATAGTATTTAAAGAAGAAAATATTTCAAGAATTAATGAAGCTATAGTTAATGCAACAAAACTATCTGATGGTAATTTGATTGTTAATATAAATGGAATAGACTATAAATACAGTGAAAATTTTGTATGTAGTAATCATCCAGATATATCATTTCCAGAGATTAATCCAAGACTATTTTCATTTAATGCACCTTATGGAGCTTGTGAGGAATGTAATGGATTAGGTTCATCTTTAGAAGTTAATATGGATGCAATAGTATTAAATGAAAATTTATCTATTAATGAGGGTGCATTATCTGTAGTAGGAGGTAGCTCTGTAACATCATGGACTTGGAAATTATTTCAAGCATTTTTAAAAGGTCATGATATTGACGCAGATAAGCCTTTTAAGAAATTATCACAAAAGGAAAAAGATTTAATATTTTATGGTAGTGAAAAAGAATACTATTTCTATATTCACACTAAAGAATATAATTATGATGGAATGAGAACTTTTGAAGGACTTGTAAATCTTGTTAAAAGAAGACATAAGGAATCAATGAGTGAATCTAATAGAGAAGAGATTCAAAATAGATATATGATAGAAACTAGTTGTTCTAAATGTAATGGAAAAAGATTAAATGATATAGTTCTTGCAATAACTATTAATGATAAAAATATTATAGATGTTACAAATATGAGTATAGTTAATGCCTTAGATTTCTTTCAAAATTTAAGTTTAACTGAAAAAGAAAAACAAATTGCCGAAGAAATATTAAAGGAAATAAGAAATAGATTATCATTTTTAATTAATGTAGGTTTAGATTATTTATCGTTAGATAGAATGACTAAAACACTTTCTGGAGGAGAATCACAACGTATAAGACTTGCAACTCAAATAGGTTCAAGATTAACAGGAGTTATATATGTTTTAGATGAACCAAGTATAGGTCTTCATCAAAGAGATAATGATAAGTTACTTAAGACTTTAAAAGATTTAAAAGATATTGGGAACACATTAATAGTAGTAGAACATGATGAAGATACTATGATAGAATCTGATTATCTAATTGATATAGGACCTGGTGCAGGTAAATTTGGTGGAGATATAATAGCATGTGGGAAACCATCTGATGTTATAAATGAAGGTAAATCACTTACAGCTAAATATTTGAATAAAGAAATTCAAATAGAAAAACCTAAAAAAATTAGAAAATCAAAAGAATATTTAAAAATTAGCAATTGTTGTGGTAATAATTTGAAAAATGTTAATTTAAAAATTCCTTTAGGTATATTTACTGCTGTAACTGGAGTAAGTGGTAGTGGAAAATCTAGTTTAATTAATCAAACACTTTATCCAATATTACATAATTATCTAAATGAGAAAACTATGTTTCCATTAAAGCATGGAAAGGTAGAAGGCTTAGAAGAAGTAAAAAAAGTTATTAATATAGATCAAAGCCCTATAGGTAGAACACCTAGATCAAATACTGCAACTTATACTAAAATATTTGATGATATAAGAGGGATATTTGCAGAAACTAATGATGCTAAAATTAGAGGATTTGATAAAGGAAGATTCTCATTTAATGTAAAAGGTGGAAGATGTGAAACATGTTCTGGTGCTGGAATTAATAAAATAGAAATGAATTTTTTGCCAGATGTTTATGTAGAATGTGAAATGTGTAAAGGTAAGAGATATAACAAGGAAACACTAGAAGTTAAATATAAGGGGAAAAATATTTCAGAAGTATTAGATATGAGTGTTATAGATGCATATGAATTTTTTGAAGCGATACCATCTTTAAAAAGAAAGCTTCAAACATTAATTGATGTAGGTATGGACTATATTACATTAGGGCAACCTGCTACAACACTTTCTGGTGGTGAGGCACAAAGAATAAAACTTGCTTCTGAATTATCAAAAGTAACAAAAGAAGGAACTATGTATATTTTAGATGAACCTACAACAGGATTACATTTTGAAGATGTTAGAAAGCTTTTAATAGTTTTAGATAGATTGGTTTCAAAAGGTAATAGTGTTGTTGTTATTGAGCATAATCTTGATGTTATAAAATGTGCAGACTATATTATTGATATAGGTCTTGAAGGTGGAGATAAAGGTGGATATATTGTAGTTGAAGGTTCACCAGATAAAATTATGAAACATAAAGATTCATATACAGGTAAATTTTTAAAAAAACATTTAAATAAATAG
- a CDS encoding pyridoxal phosphate-dependent aminotransferase, which produces MYINEVVRNLQISIIRQISARMPEFKNGINMTIGEPGNDLPYELKKYMSDVTLNEKIGYTNTGGAIAYREAVAKYYNKLYGSNYTWKNALANAGSTEGISSFLRTVLKPGDEVILPTPTYPGYEPNILLMNAKPVYIDLKHTDFELTADILEQYITPRTKVIILTYPNNPTGTVMALEEMDKVAELLRKHNIYLLSDEIYSVLSFEKYNSFARYTDLIDKIVVINGFSKSHSMTGYRVAYTLASEDVINNMNKVGQYTMTGVNTVGQLGAIYACENIPTRDDVVEINKAKLNRMMKGLREIGFKVIEPKGAFYLFVDYSMFSNKKSLDFALDVLEKTELGVVPGICFNVEGYFRLSVTQSDDIIDEAINRLKTYVENECK; this is translated from the coding sequence ATGTATATTAACGAAGTAGTAAGAAATTTGCAAATTTCAATTATTAGACAAATTTCAGCAAGAATGCCAGAATTTAAAAATGGAATTAACATGACTATAGGTGAACCAGGTAATGATTTGCCATATGAATTAAAAAAATATATGTCAGATGTTACTCTAAATGAAAAAATTGGATATACAAATACTGGAGGAGCAATAGCATATAGAGAAGCAGTAGCTAAATATTATAACAAACTTTATGGTTCAAATTATACTTGGAAAAATGCATTGGCAAATGCTGGATCTACTGAAGGTATATCTTCTTTTTTAAGAACTGTATTAAAGCCAGGTGATGAAGTAATTTTACCAACTCCTACATATCCTGGATATGAGCCTAATATATTACTTATGAATGCAAAACCTGTATATATAGATTTAAAACATACTGATTTTGAATTGACAGCTGATATTTTAGAACAATATATAACACCAAGAACTAAAGTAATAATACTTACTTACCCTAATAATCCAACAGGAACTGTTATGGCTTTAGAAGAAATGGATAAAGTTGCTGAATTATTAAGAAAACATAATATATATTTATTAAGTGATGAAATTTATTCAGTTCTCTCTTTTGAAAAATATAATTCTTTTGCTAGATATACAGATTTAATAGATAAGATTGTAGTAATAAATGGATTTTCTAAATCTCATTCTATGACAGGATATAGAGTTGCCTATACTTTAGCTTCAGAAGATGTAATAAATAATATGAATAAAGTTGGACAATACACTATGACTGGAGTAAATACAGTCGGTCAATTAGGAGCTATTTATGCTTGTGAAAATATACCTACAAGAGATGATGTAGTAGAAATAAATAAAGCTAAATTAAACCGTATGATGAAAGGTTTAAGAGAAATAGGATTTAAGGTTATTGAACCAAAAGGAGCATTTTATCTTTTTGTTGATTACAGTATGTTTTCTAACAAAAAGTCATTAGATTTTGCATTAGATGTGTTAGAAAAAACAGAATTAGGTGTAGTTCCAGGTATTTGTTTTAATGTAGAAGGATATTTTAGATTATCTGTTACTCAAAGTGATGATATAATAGATGAAGCAATAAATAGATTGAAAACTTATGTTGAGAATGAGTGTAAATGA
- the rlmD gene encoding 23S rRNA (uracil(1939)-C(5))-methyltransferase RlmD has protein sequence MKKGDIVNLDIVGIDFPAKPYGYLKNDDRKCFANTNVVPGQKIKARIGKIKNNKIELRDIVIIENSENVAKPFCEKFNSCGGCSFQYLSYEKQAELKANLVYKLIDNSIKNKNYEKLPIVTMGNDKEYRNKMEFSFGNEYKDGPIILGLHKKNSFHDIVNVNECRLMDENFRKIVRFTNDFFSKKDISFYHRLTHIGFLRNLVIRKGEKTKELGVNIVTTSQIENYDIIDEYKEKLLCLDLSMGLKSIIHTINDNKSDSVRADKEIILYGKRDITERLFDLSFNVSPYSFFQTNSFGVEKLYQEVINNLLFITKNDEKPIVFDLFSGTGTIGQIVSKYSKEVYGIELIEEAVIKANENAIKNGITNAKFIAGDVFEKLREFDKENIKPDILILDPPRSGVGEKTILKLLEYNVNYIIYVSCNPKTLAEDLKIFEYNSYILKRVVCVDMFGYTPHVECIVLIQRVKS, from the coding sequence ATGAAAAAAGGAGATATAGTAAATCTTGATATTGTTGGTATAGATTTTCCAGCAAAACCATATGGGTATTTAAAAAATGATGATAGAAAATGTTTTGCAAATACAAATGTAGTACCTGGTCAAAAAATTAAGGCAAGAATAGGAAAAATAAAAAATAATAAGATAGAATTAAGAGATATAGTAATAATAGAAAATTCTGAAAATGTTGCTAAACCTTTTTGTGAAAAATTTAATAGTTGTGGTGGATGTTCATTTCAATATCTTAGCTATGAAAAACAAGCTGAACTTAAAGCTAATTTGGTATATAAATTGATTGATAATTCTATAAAAAATAAAAATTATGAAAAATTACCTATAGTTACTATGGGTAATGATAAAGAATATAGAAATAAAATGGAATTTAGTTTTGGAAATGAATATAAGGATGGTCCGATAATTTTAGGATTACATAAAAAAAATTCATTTCATGATATAGTAAATGTAAATGAATGTAGATTGATGGATGAAAATTTTAGAAAAATAGTGAGATTTACAAATGATTTTTTTTCTAAAAAAGATATTAGTTTTTACCATAGATTAACACATATAGGATTTTTACGTAATTTAGTTATTAGAAAAGGTGAAAAAACAAAAGAACTTGGAGTAAACATAGTTACTACATCACAAATAGAAAATTATGACATTATTGATGAATATAAGGAAAAATTACTTTGTTTAGATCTTAGTATGGGATTAAAATCAATTATTCATACTATTAATGATAATAAATCTGATAGTGTAAGGGCTGATAAGGAAATAATATTATATGGAAAAAGAGATATTACAGAGAGATTATTTGATTTAAGTTTTAATGTAAGCCCTTATTCATTTTTTCAAACTAATTCATTTGGTGTTGAAAAACTATATCAAGAAGTAATAAATAATCTTCTATTTATAACTAAAAATGATGAAAAACCTATAGTATTTGATTTATTTAGTGGTACAGGAACTATTGGTCAAATAGTATCTAAATATTCAAAAGAAGTATATGGTATAGAATTAATAGAAGAAGCGGTTATTAAAGCTAATGAGAATGCTATAAAAAATGGAATAACAAATGCTAAATTTATAGCTGGAGATGTATTTGAAAAATTGAGAGAATTTGACAAAGAAAATATAAAACCAGATATATTGATATTAGATCCACCTAGAAGTGGAGTTGGAGAAAAAACAATACTTAAATTATTAGAATATAATGTTAATTATATTATTTATGTTTCATGTAATCCAAAAACTCTTGCTGAAGATTTAAAAATTTTTGAATATAATTCATATATATTGAAAAGAGTAGTTTGTGTAGACATGTTTGGTTATACTCCACATGTGGAGTGCATAGTGTTGATACAAAGAGTGAAATCGTGA
- a CDS encoding CD1845 family protein → MMRWVIKIILFPISLLLSILTAFLTFILGIGTTILYFLMLMYVVAAIGSFMQKDISLGIEALVLGFLLSPYGIPMAGTAVIAFLKGINEAIKSI, encoded by the coding sequence ATGATGAGATGGGTAATAAAAATAATCTTGTTTCCAATCAGCTTGCTGCTGAGTATCCTCACAGCATTTCTGACATTTATTCTTGGCATAGGAACAACTATTCTGTATTTCTTAATGCTGATGTATGTAGTTGCTGCAATAGGATCATTTATGCAAAAAGATATATCACTTGGCATTGAGGCGTTGGTATTAGGATTTTTGTTAAGTCCTTATGGAATACCGATGGCCGGAACAGCTGTTATAGCGTTCCTTAAGGGAATCAATGAAGCAATAAAATCAATCTAA
- a CDS encoding replication initiator protein A, producing the protein MDFDYFYNREAERFNFLKVPEILVDGEEFRDLSAEAIILYFMLLKRTGMSFKNNWIDKEGRVFIYFTVEEIMRKRNISKPTAIKTLDELDSKKGIGLIERVRLGLGKPNIIYVKDFMSVFQVKENDFQKLKNFTSEVKDVDLRSKENELQEVKNLDCNYIENNKSKYSKREYSFSENGFGTFQNVFLAAEDISDLQIIMNSQLDNYIERLSVYIKSTGKIYKDHKATILSWFYKDQGRSKEVKTSNIPTWE; encoded by the coding sequence ATGGACTTTGATTATTTCTATAACAGAGAGGCGGAAAGATTTAATTTTTTAAAAGTACCGGAGATATTGGTTGATGGAGAAGAATTTCGAGACTTATCAGCAGAAGCAATTATTCTCTATTTCATGCTTCTTAAACGGACAGGAATGTCATTTAAGAATAACTGGATAGACAAGGAAGGCAGAGTATTTATCTATTTTACAGTCGAAGAAATTATGAGAAAAAGAAATATCTCAAAGCCAACTGCCATAAAAACATTAGATGAGTTAGATAGTAAGAAAGGCATCGGACTGATTGAAAGAGTAAGGCTTGGACTTGGTAAGCCGAACATCATTTATGTCAAAGACTTTATGAGTGTATTTCAGGTAAAAGAAAATGACTTTCAGAAGTTAAAAAATTTTACTTCAGAAGTAAAAGATGTTGACCTCAGGAGTAAAGAAAATGAACTTCAGGAAGTTAAAAATCTTGACTGTAACTATATAGAGAATAATAAGAGTAAGTATAGTAAGAGAGAATATAGTTTTAGTGAAAACGGGTTTGGAACATTTCAAAATGTGTTTTTAGCTGCTGAAGATATATCAGACTTACAAATTATAATGAACTCACAGCTTGATAATTACATTGAGAGATTATCAGTATATATCAAAAGCACCGGAAAGATCTATAAAGACCATAAGGCAACAATCCTTTCTTGGTTTTATAAAGATCAGGGAAGAAGCAAAGAAGTGAAAACATCAAATATCCCAACATGGGAATAA
- a CDS encoding CD1108 family mobile element protein — translation MINFAGTGMTGFMNSTSSVLTTIYLSKPNVLSEINQKFSDMEGKLQSEVDHVKENYPGYDEYILNNTEYIGHNVHELLSYITSRCGEVKSVSEVESILKELFESMYDIEYREEIEIRYRTVTETYTDEDGNEYTESHEEPYEYKKPS, via the coding sequence GTGATTAACTTTGCAGGAACGGGAATGACAGGCTTTATGAACTCTACAAGCTCTGTGCTTACAACAATCTATTTATCAAAGCCAAATGTCCTAAGTGAAATCAATCAGAAATTTTCAGATATGGAGGGTAAGCTTCAAAGTGAAGTTGACCATGTGAAAGAAAATTATCCCGGATATGATGAATATATCTTAAATAATACAGAATACATCGGTCATAATGTCCATGAGCTTTTATCCTACATTACATCAAGGTGCGGAGAGGTAAAAAGTGTATCGGAAGTAGAATCCATATTAAAAGAATTATTTGAGTCCATGTATGACATTGAGTATAGGGAAGAAATTGAAATCAGATACAGGACGGTTACGGAAACCTATACCGATGAAGATGGCAATGAATATACCGAAAGCCACGAAGAACCTTATGAGTATAAAAAACCATCGTAA
- a CDS encoding CHAP domain-containing protein, with product MDSIIRKVFANYPDNLKHYEALFLAQGNMREAFGNSDLISANGGIGGGKEYEASTEVQKKIVNAAYITPSPGAGWCAMWVSQVYQNTGLGYIGGNACDMYRNYTFTSDRSKLKVGMLVAVESSSSGSSAGLTYGHVGIYIGDGKVIDNIGRIRVTTLDDWIATFCKHHPVGFGFPPNVKK from the coding sequence ATGGACAGTATTATCCGAAAGGTCTTTGCAAACTATCCCGATAATCTAAAGCACTATGAAGCCTTGTTTCTTGCACAAGGCAATATGAGAGAAGCCTTTGGTAATTCTGACCTTATCAGTGCAAATGGAGGTATCGGCGGTGGAAAAGAGTATGAGGCATCTACGGAAGTACAAAAGAAGATTGTTAATGCTGCATACATTACGCCATCTCCGGGTGCAGGCTGGTGTGCCATGTGGGTATCACAGGTCTATCAAAATACAGGACTTGGATATATAGGTGGGAATGCCTGTGATATGTACCGAAACTATACCTTTACATCAGACAGGTCAAAGCTAAAAGTGGGAATGCTTGTGGCAGTTGAAAGCAGCAGTAGCGGAAGCAGTGCAGGGCTTACCTATGGTCATGTAGGTATTTACATTGGAGATGGAAAAGTGATTGATAACATCGGTCGAATAAGAGTAACTACCTTAGATGATTGGATAGCAACATTTTGTAAGCACCATCCCGTAGGATTCGGTTTTCCGCCAAATGTAAAGAAATAG